A part of Pseudomonas sp. HR96 genomic DNA contains:
- the ubiX gene encoding flavin prenyltransferase UbiX produces MSGPERITLAMTGASGAQYGLRLLDCLVREDREVHFLISKAAQLVMATETDVSLPPKPQAMQAFLTEYTGAQAGQIRVYGKEDWMSPVASGSGAPAAMVVVPCSTGTLSAIAMGACNNLIERAADVTLKERRPLILVPREAPLSTIHLENMLKLSRMGAVVLPAAPGFYHQPQTIDDLIDFVVARVLNLLDIPQDMLPRWGQHHLGGDE; encoded by the coding sequence ATGAGCGGCCCGGAACGCATCACCCTGGCCATGACCGGCGCCTCGGGTGCGCAGTACGGCCTGCGCCTGCTCGACTGCCTGGTGCGGGAAGACCGCGAGGTGCACTTTCTGATTTCCAAGGCCGCACAGCTGGTGATGGCCACCGAGACCGACGTCAGCTTGCCACCCAAGCCGCAGGCAATGCAGGCCTTCCTCACCGAGTACACCGGCGCCCAGGCCGGGCAGATTCGCGTGTACGGCAAGGAAGACTGGATGTCGCCGGTGGCCTCGGGGTCCGGCGCGCCAGCGGCGATGGTGGTGGTGCCCTGTTCCACCGGCACTCTGTCGGCGATTGCCATGGGCGCCTGCAACAACCTGATCGAACGCGCAGCCGACGTCACCCTCAAGGAGCGTCGCCCGCTGATTCTGGTGCCGCGCGAGGCGCCGCTGTCGACCATCCACCTGGAGAACATGCTCAAGCTGTCGCGCATGGGCGCGGTGGTCCTGCCGGCGGCACCGGGCTTCTACCACCAGCCGCAGACCATCGACGACCTGATCGATTTCGTCGTGGCGCGGGTGCTCAACCTGCTGGATATTCCCCAGGACATGCTGCCGCGCTGGGGCCAGCATCATCTGGGTGGGGATGAGTAA
- a CDS encoding LrgB family protein yields MNLDWQGTFAVVVHHPLFGIGVTLGVYQLALAAFEKTRWLFLQPVLLSMLVVIGVLLLCGLDYAEYRRSTDIMGVLLGPATVALAIPLYQNLRRIRQLFLPTLTTLVVGGVFATGLGLLLGWLLGAKPMILMTLAPKSVTSPIAMLVAQQIGGVAGLAAVFVLITGVIGAIIGPALLTRLGVVQPEARGMALGLTAHAVGTSVALQESEECGAFAALAMSLMGVATAVFLPLAVSLFV; encoded by the coding sequence GTGAATCTCGATTGGCAGGGCACTTTCGCCGTGGTGGTGCACCATCCGCTGTTCGGCATCGGTGTGACGTTGGGGGTCTACCAGCTGGCGCTGGCGGCCTTCGAGAAGACCCGCTGGCTGTTCCTGCAACCGGTGCTGCTGTCGATGCTGGTGGTGATCGGCGTCCTCCTGCTGTGCGGGCTGGACTACGCCGAATACCGCAGGAGCACTGACATCATGGGGGTGCTGCTGGGGCCGGCCACGGTCGCCCTGGCCATTCCGCTGTACCAGAACCTGCGGCGCATCCGTCAGTTGTTCCTGCCGACCTTGACTACGCTGGTAGTAGGCGGCGTCTTCGCCACCGGGCTGGGCCTGTTGCTGGGCTGGCTGCTGGGGGCCAAGCCGATGATCCTCATGACCCTGGCGCCCAAGTCGGTGACCTCGCCGATCGCCATGCTGGTGGCCCAGCAGATTGGCGGGGTGGCGGGCCTGGCGGCGGTGTTCGTGCTGATCACCGGGGTGATCGGTGCCATTATCGGTCCGGCGCTGCTGACCCGCCTGGGCGTGGTCCAGCCCGAAGCGCGTGGCATGGCCCTGGGTCTGACCGCGCACGCGGTGGGCACCTCGGTGGCGTTGCAGGAGAGCGAGGAGTGTGGCGCATTCGCTGCGTTGGCGATGAGCCTGATGGGCGTTGCCACGGCGGTTTTCCTGCCGTTGGCCGTGAGTCTGTTCGTTTAA
- a CDS encoding oxidoreductase, whose product MYLTPQHILLAGATGLTGEHLLDRLLNEPTISRVLAPTRRPLAEHPHLENPVGNIADLLPELEGRVDIAYCCLGTTIKDAGSEEAFRQVDHDLIVRYAQRARDMGARHLLVISAIDADPASSIFYNRVKGETEQALRAQNWPQLTIARPSLLIGNRVEPRLVERIAAPLSRLIPGRYHGIEACQLARALWRLALEEQDGIRVVESDELRRLGK is encoded by the coding sequence ATGTATTTGACCCCCCAGCACATCCTCCTGGCAGGAGCCACTGGATTGACCGGCGAGCACCTGCTCGACCGTCTGCTCAACGAGCCGACCATCAGCCGGGTCCTGGCGCCCACTCGCCGGCCGCTGGCCGAGCACCCGCACCTGGAAAACCCGGTGGGCAACATCGCCGACCTGCTGCCCGAGCTCGAAGGGCGGGTCGACATCGCCTATTGCTGCCTGGGCACTACCATCAAGGACGCCGGTTCCGAAGAGGCCTTCCGCCAGGTCGATCACGACCTGATCGTCCGCTACGCCCAGCGCGCCCGTGACATGGGCGCACGCCACCTGTTGGTGATCAGCGCGATCGACGCCGACCCGGCGTCCTCGATCTTCTACAACCGGGTCAAAGGCGAAACCGAGCAGGCCTTGCGTGCGCAGAACTGGCCGCAGCTGACCATCGCCCGGCCTTCGCTGCTGATCGGCAACCGGGTCGAACCGCGGCTGGTTGAGCGGATTGCGGCGCCCCTGTCCAGGCTGATTCCCGGGCGCTATCACGGCATCGAGGCGTGCCAGCTGGCCAGGGCGCTGTGGCGCCTGGCGCTGGAAGAGCAGGACGGGATTCGGGTGGTGGAGTCCGATGAGTTGCGCCGGTTGGGCAAGTGA
- a CDS encoding CidA/LrgA family protein gives MLLRGLTWLVLFQLLGTALNHLLLPMLPGPIIGLVLLLAYLMLRGAVAEPLAVASAGLLRYLPLLLVPPAVGVMAYTRDIAADFWAIAGALVISLILGMALAGWLMQRMMRRRRTEDLP, from the coding sequence ATGTTGCTACGGGGTCTGACCTGGCTGGTGCTGTTCCAGTTGCTTGGCACCGCGCTCAACCACCTGCTGTTGCCGATGCTGCCAGGGCCGATCATCGGCCTGGTGCTGCTGTTGGCCTACCTCATGCTCAGAGGCGCCGTGGCCGAGCCGCTGGCCGTGGCCAGTGCCGGGCTGCTGCGCTATCTGCCTTTGCTGCTGGTGCCACCTGCGGTCGGGGTGATGGCCTACACCCGCGACATCGCCGCCGACTTCTGGGCCATCGCCGGTGCCCTGGTGATTTCGCTGATCCTAGGCATGGCCCTGGCCGGCTGGCTGATGCAGCGCATGATGCGTCGGCGCCGCACGGAGGACCTGCCGTGA
- a CDS encoding C13 family peptidase gives MRPLAPLTPLAPIALALLLAACGEGEPLSPPDARLPDGGRYRGEVVNGVLQGQGRIDYPNGSGYIGQFADGQWHGEGEWHGRNGETYKGGFNHGLFEGQGTLVAHGATYTGGFLQGRRDGEGTLKEPGVSYRGGFKDDQYSGNGHLELADGSQYQGQFAHGKPNGEGQRSDAAGNHFSGNFVDGMLEGHGNYNSADGDQYIGNFRHSQLDGRGRYENSDGDVWIGEFKDGALTGHGELLGADGSHYKGEFNEWKFSGSGSLNLSDGSVYTGQFDNDTYEGQGRLVAKNGNVQGGTWLNGQRVRDEQGQLLPDPLDLGLLNQGRLLDEALAAVPRSSSGINLYTLALGGDGQQSVFMREADYVSHMLASRFGATGQITLVNHRDHLADRPMASRETLARSIRTLAERSRPDDLVLIYLSSHGTSEHELVLDQPRLQLADLPADQLATLLAPLKNRDKIIVISACYSGGFIPALKDEHTLIMTASRADRVSFGCSEEADFTYFGDALFAQALNETDDLQQAFELARGHVAEREIADNFEASEPQIWAPKTVLAHWQRLRQQQARNALQNASQASVMTR, from the coding sequence ATGCGCCCACTCGCTCCACTCACGCCCCTCGCCCCCATCGCCCTCGCCCTCCTGCTCGCCGCCTGCGGCGAAGGTGAACCGCTGTCGCCGCCCGACGCGCGCCTGCCCGATGGCGGCCGCTACCGCGGCGAAGTGGTCAACGGCGTGCTGCAAGGCCAGGGGCGTATCGACTACCCCAACGGCAGCGGCTACATTGGCCAGTTCGCCGACGGCCAGTGGCATGGCGAAGGCGAGTGGCACGGGCGCAACGGCGAAACCTACAAAGGCGGCTTCAACCACGGCCTGTTCGAGGGCCAGGGCACCCTCGTGGCCCACGGAGCCACCTACACCGGCGGTTTCCTGCAAGGGCGGCGCGACGGCGAAGGCACCCTCAAGGAACCGGGGGTCAGCTATCGCGGCGGCTTCAAGGACGACCAGTATTCGGGCAATGGCCACCTCGAGCTGGCCGACGGCAGCCAGTATCAGGGGCAGTTCGCCCATGGCAAGCCCAACGGCGAAGGCCAGCGCAGCGACGCGGCGGGCAACCACTTCAGCGGCAACTTCGTCGACGGTATGCTCGAAGGCCACGGCAACTACAACAGCGCCGACGGCGACCAGTACATCGGCAACTTTCGCCACAGCCAGCTGGACGGCCGCGGCCGCTACGAAAACTCCGACGGCGACGTGTGGATCGGCGAGTTCAAGGACGGCGCCCTGACCGGCCACGGCGAGCTGCTGGGCGCCGACGGCAGCCACTACAAGGGCGAGTTCAACGAGTGGAAATTCTCCGGCAGCGGCAGCCTGAACCTCAGCGACGGCAGCGTGTACACCGGCCAGTTCGACAACGACACCTATGAGGGCCAGGGCCGCCTGGTCGCCAAGAACGGCAACGTGCAGGGTGGCACCTGGCTCAACGGCCAGCGCGTGCGCGACGAACAGGGCCAGCTGCTGCCCGACCCGCTCGACCTCGGCCTGCTCAACCAGGGCCGCCTGCTCGACGAGGCGCTGGCAGCGGTACCGCGCTCCTCTTCCGGCATCAACCTGTACACCCTGGCGCTGGGTGGCGACGGCCAGCAGAGCGTGTTCATGCGCGAGGCCGACTACGTCAGCCACATGCTCGCCAGCCGCTTCGGCGCCACCGGCCAGATCACCCTGGTCAACCACCGTGACCATCTCGCCGACCGCCCCATGGCCAGCCGCGAGACCCTCGCCCGCTCGATCCGCACCCTTGCCGAACGCAGCCGCCCCGACGACCTGGTGCTCATCTACCTGAGCAGCCATGGCACCAGCGAGCACGAACTGGTCCTCGACCAGCCGCGCCTGCAGCTGGCCGACCTTCCGGCCGATCAACTGGCCACGCTGCTGGCGCCGCTGAAGAATCGCGACAAGATCATCGTCATCTCGGCCTGCTACTCAGGAGGTTTCATCCCCGCCCTGAAAGATGAGCATACATTGATCATGACCGCTTCGCGGGCCGACCGGGTTTCGTTCGGCTGCTCGGAGGAGGCCGACTTCACCTACTTCGGTGACGCCTTGTTCGCCCAGGCGCTGAACGAAACCGATGATTTGCAGCAGGCCTTCGAACTTGCCCGCGGCCACGTTGCCGAACGAGAAATCGCCGACAATTTCGAAGCCTCCGAACCGCAGATCTGGGCACCCAAAACGGTTCTGGCGCACTGGCAGCGCCTGCGCCAGCAGCAGGCCCGCAACGCATTGCAGAATGCCTCGCAGGCCAGCGTCATGACCCGCTGA
- a CDS encoding YceK/YidQ family lipoprotein has protein sequence MSKALLLVLAGLQLAGCATARTLDAAKPGAPVVYAGTRLDWYVIQGGCCAMDHFGAEAPGWPGVDLTASFLLDTLLLPVSLLTAAGVGVSTRGGL, from the coding sequence ATGAGTAAGGCGCTGCTTTTGGTGCTGGCCGGCCTGCAACTGGCCGGCTGCGCCACCGCGCGCACCCTGGACGCCGCCAAGCCTGGGGCGCCGGTGGTGTACGCCGGCACGCGGCTGGACTGGTATGTGATCCAGGGTGGCTGTTGCGCCATGGATCATTTCGGCGCCGAGGCGCCAGGGTGGCCGGGGGTCGATCTAACGGCGAGTTTCCTGCTCGATACCTTGCTGCTGCCGGTGTCGTTGCTGACCGCGGCGGGGGTAGGGGTGTCAACCCGGGGTGGGTTGTAG
- a CDS encoding MaoC family dehydratase — MRQAPIEELPRYAGSHLGVSRWLTIDQARIDLFAQATGDFQYIHVDPVRAAQGPFGCTIAHGFLSLSLIPLLMEDLLVLPEGLQMVINYGLDSVRFIQPIKVDSQVRLSVMLDDVREKKPGQWLLKAIVTLEIDGEEKPALIAEPLSLCFI, encoded by the coding sequence ATGCGTCAGGCCCCGATCGAGGAATTACCCCGCTACGCCGGCAGCCACCTGGGGGTGTCGCGCTGGCTGACCATCGACCAGGCGCGCATCGATCTGTTCGCTCAGGCCACCGGCGACTTCCAATATATCCATGTCGACCCGGTGCGCGCGGCGCAAGGTCCGTTCGGCTGCACCATCGCCCATGGGTTTCTGTCGCTGTCGCTGATTCCGCTGCTGATGGAGGACCTCCTGGTGCTGCCCGAGGGGTTGCAGATGGTGATCAACTACGGGCTCGACAGCGTGCGCTTCATTCAGCCGATCAAGGTCGATTCACAGGTGCGCCTGAGCGTCATGCTCGACGATGTGCGCGAGAAGAAACCGGGCCAATGGTTGCTGAAGGCCATCGTCACCCTGGAAATAGACGGTGAAGAAAAACCCGCGCTGATTGCCGAGCCGCTCTCGCTTTGTTTCATCTAG